The nucleotide sequence ACATGTACAAGGGCGACCGGCGCGATTTTTTCGTCGGAAAAGAAGGAAGGAAGAATGCAGCTCTAGCGACGCTGGAACCCCTCACTCGACGAGAAAGTCGCGGGCTGCATTAAGTAAACTCCAACGAGTAGAACGGGAGAAGAGGGTTGAAGCAGAACTACTAGAGGCGACCCCCAGTCCCCCAACAAAAACTGGAAGCACAGCGCAAACCGAACGTCACGCTGATCCAAAGGTGAGGATTGAGGCCAGCCTCGCTGCAGTGGATAAAGTCGCCCGACACTCGAGTAACCTGAAGGGCACTTTTGTCTCAGCGCTAAAACAGGCGGTAACCTCGATCCGTAGAGACGCCGAAGAGCTAGCTGACCGTACAGTCAGCGAGGAAACGAGGGCGCTCCGGAGCGAAAATGAGAGACTTCGTGGACAGGTGGAagcacttcaaaaagaaatggctGAGTTGAGAACCCTGATACAAGAGTGCTCCAGGAAACCGGTGCATAAAGAGCCATTACGGACTTCTTCACCATCTTCGCAGCTACCACAACTCTTAGCCGAGCTGGAAGGTCGTTTAATGAGACAAATGGGCGAATGTCTTAGCGCGAGACTCGCAAACCTGGagcctcgattaaatgcggaaCCGAAAATTCGGCCACCATTAGCCGCGGATCCGATTCCAATTGAGGACTCTACGACAAAGAGCATAGAAGAACACTCGATAGGGGAGAAGAGAAAATCTAGGAAAGGAAAGAAGCTGCGGGCACCTGATGCTAACAATGCACCCGATGCAGTAAGTGCGCAGATCCCACCAACCCAGAGCAACCCAGAGGCAAACTGCGAGCAAGAGTGGAAAACAGTGCAAAGTAAGCGTAAACAGGCCAAGAATACCCCAACCGCTGGCATCGTAAAGCCCGCGGCTACGACTACTCAACGGCCACGAGCAAAGCTGAGAGCCCCGAGATCCACGGCCGTTGTGCTTACAATCACCGAAAAAGAACAGACCTACGCCTCTGTATTacgggaggcaaaggaaaaaattaaactaagtgatTTGGGCATAGAAGCCGTAAAATTTAAGCGGGCGGCGACGGGAGCGGTGATACTAGAGCTACCCGGATCACGCAGTGGAGACAAGGCCGATGCCCTTGCCAGTAAACTGAAAGAAATCTATGCTAGCGGAGTGAGTGTGTCGAGGCCGGAGAAGTGTGCCGAGGTACGAGTGGCTGGCCTCGATGACTCTGTAACGTCGGACGATATCAAAAAGGCGATAGCGGAGATTGGGGGCTGCAACCGCGAACAAGTAATAGTGAGTGAGGTTCGGCCAGACAGAACTGGATTGTTTGGAGCCTGGGTTCGGTGTCCAATTCTTGCGGCCAAGAAAATCACCGAGGGACGACTACTAATAGGCTGGGTCACAGCAAGAGTAACCTTACTGGAACGCAAGGAAATTAGGTGCTACCGGTGCCTTCAAAGCGGGCACGTAGCGAGCCGGTGCACGTTTGGCGCTGATCGTAGCAATCTCTGCTTCCGCTGCGCACAACCAGGCCACCGGGCCGCGACTTGCGAGGGCAAACCCGTGTGCGTCCTTTGCACGGAAGCGGGCCGAAAGGCAGACCATCGGCTAGGGAGCGCTAAATGTCCGGCCCCTAGCGCCAAAGTTGCTAGAAGAGAGACGCCGCGGCACAACATGGTTCCGACCGGGTCCGCCCCACCGGACGGGGAAGCAATGCTTAcagataaaatcgtaaatgccTAGCACGGTACGGTTCCTCCAATGTAACCTCAACCACTGTGCCAATGCCCAGGATCTTCTGACACAAAGCATGGCACAGTGGTCCATTAATGTTGCAATGGTGTCAGAACCATATATCTCAGAGCTGAGGACCGCTTCAAATTGGATTGTGGATACGGAAGGCCTCGCAGCCGTTATACTCGACGGGGACCAGATGGCACTTGCGGGACCGCACCTAAAGGGTCGCGGGTGTGTCGCCGTCCGAGTCTCGGAGAATCTGGTAGTAATAAGTGCCTACTTTTCACCCAACAAGACACTCGCCGAGTTCGAGCGGTTTTTAGTCGAGATAGGCTCACTGGTAGACTGGGCCCGACCCCACGAGGTAATTGTCGCCGGTGACTTCAACGCAAAGTCGACTGCGTGGGGGACGCTGGATGACCGTGGACGAGGACAGGCCTTGTTACGATGGGCCgcaatgtacaatttgacagtattaaataaaggctccGAGCACACGTGCGTACGCAGAGCGGGAGGCTCCATCGTTGATGTCACTTTTGCGAGTTCCTGTCTTGCTCGTCGCGTTGAAGATTGGGAGGTTATGACAAAGGTAGAAACACTGTCGGACCATAGATACATCCAATTCCGTATCCCTCCATTGTCGTCTGCTAGATCGGCTGAGCAGAGTCTCATTCCGTCTGAAATCGGCCCTAAATGGTCGCTGAGGTCGTTGGATAGAGTCGTGTTCGAAGAGGCGACAATAGTTAAGTCCTGGTGTTCCAGCCGCACTAATGCTGATATAGAAAGTGAAGTTCGGTGGCATGCAAAAGCGTTAGCAGACCTATCAGAGGCGTCAATGAGACGCGTACGAATTTTGAGGCCGAGGGATAAAGTTTACTGGTGGTCTGACGAACTAGCTGGTCTTCGATCAATCTGTGTGAGATCGCGGAGGATGTTTACGCGGTACAGGCGCCGACCGCTAGCACGTCGCAGTCAAGATGAAGAGGAACGGCTATACGTAGACTATCAAGCTGCAAAAAAGGATCTAAGGGTAGCAATAGCAAGGTCCAAAGAAAATGCTTGGAATGAGTTTCTTAACACGTTGCAACAAGATCCCTGGGGCCGCCCCTTTCGACTTGTAATGAGCAAATTGCGACCCCGGGCGCCGCCACTGACGTCCACCATGCAACCTTCGCTTCTTGACTCGGTGGTATCCACCCTGTTTCCACGTGGGAATGGGCGTACACCTACCCCAGCGCATCCGTACTCGATTCCAAGCGAAGAGTCAATACGCGTGACGCCTGAAGAATTAGAAGCAGCATTGGCAAAGGTCGCCGCTAAAAACACAGCTCCAGGCCCTGATGGCATTCATGGCAAGGTGTGGGCTCTCGCCCTTAAGGACGAAGAATTGGCGTGGAGGTTCTGCAGTTTGTTGACGCAAATCATGCAGAAGGGAGAGTTTCCCTCCGCCTGGAAGACTGGGAAATTAGTGCTGCTAAAGAAGCCCGGAAAAATCGAAACATCCCCTTCTGCTTACCGCCCAATCGTATTGTTGGATGAGGGTGGCAAAATCTTGGAGCGGATCAtggctaaaagaataaatagacatcTAGAAACCATCGGACCAGATCTGCACAGTGCTCAGTTTGGCTTCCGGCGGTCGCGGTCTACTGTGGACGCAATCGCAGAGGTGCGAGAAATCAGCGAGGAGACCACGGAGCAGGGTGGAGTTGTACTGGCGGTGTCCCTTGACATCGCCAACGCCTTCAACACCATTCCTCACGAGGCTGTTCTGCGAGGCTTAGTACATCATGGGATACCGTTATATCTCCAGAGGCTAGTAGAATCGTACCTGTGCGatcgtaaaattgtgttcccGTGTAGGGATTCTTGGAGAAGCTACCGAGTCACATGTGGTGTACCTCAAGGGTCCGTTCTGGGGCCCCTGCTTTGGAATATAGGCTACAATTGCATCATTAAGACATCTCTGTCTATAGGTGTTAGGGTCATTTGTTACGCCGACGATACCTTGGTTGTGGCATCTGCTAGTTCCTACGTCGAGGCGAGCCGTCGCGTAACTGCTGGGGTAGCTCAAGTCGTAGCGCAGATAAGACACCTCGGGCTGCGTGTCGCGCTGGAGAAGTCCGAAGCGATCTGTTTTCACGGCCCGGGGCGAGCGCCTCCAGCGGGTGCGCACATCGTCGTTGCGGGAGTGTCCATCGAGGTAGGAAAATCCCTGAAATATCTGGGCCTAGTACTAGATTCCCGGTGGACGTTTAGAGCACATTTTGCGGCACTTGCCCCGAAGCTCACCGCCACTGCAATGGCTCTTAGCCGGATTATGCCAAATCTAGGCGGGCCGAGCGAGGGGTGTCGTCGACTCTACTCCGGCGTCGTCAAGTCGCAAGCTATGTACGGGTGCCCAATATGGGCTGATAAGCTGTCCCGCAAGAACAAGCAGCTTCTGAGgcgttatcaaaaactaatgacGATTAAGGTTGCGCGAGCGTACCGCACGGTGTCATACGATGCCGTGTGTTTGATCGCAGGTTCCGCGCCCTGGCACCTCGAGGCTACCGCTCTGGCAGACGTCTATTGGCGCAGGGCTGATACGCGTGAAGCAGGGAGAGAACCGGACACAGAGACCATACGCTCCTGGCGCCTGGATGCCTGCCAGCGCGTGATACAAGACTGGAGAACCGAATTAGACAGGGCAGAGATGGGCGGATATACAATAAGTGCCATATTGCCCGTCCTAACCAAGTGGCTGGAGAAGAAGCGCGGCCCGCTATCCTTTCGTCTGGTGCAGGTCATAACAGGCCATGGCTGTTTTGGCAAATACCTCCACCGCATCAGACGGGAACCGACCCCTGCGTGCCACCACTGCCAAGGGGATAACGATGATGCCGCGCACACTCTAGCGGCTTGTCCGGCGTGGGCGGAGGAGAGGCGCCACCTGGTTGCGGCCTTCGGGACGGACCTGGGCTTGCctgaagttattaagaaggcGGTGGACGACCTTGACAAGTGGACCGTCCTAACAAGATTCTGTGGCGTGGTGATGCGGCTCAAGGAAGAAGCGGAGAGAGCccgagaatgttaaaaaaaaaataaaaaaaaaaaataaaaaaaaaaaaaaaaaaatatatatataaatatatataaaaaaaaaaaaaaattaagaaaaaggaaaaaaaaaaaaaaaacaaaattatacaaaaggAGAAAAAGggaggaaaaaaaaaaaaaaaataaaaaataaaaaaaaaaaataaaaaaaaaaataaaaaaaaataaaaaaaataaaaaaaaaaaataaaaaaaagggcttattactagtgtggtgtcgagagagtaacagagagtcgcgaaagcggcagtcgctagacggggcgcggtgaaaaggcctagctgttacccgccctcgtctaatagcgaacagtgggccctggtggttttagtgggtatggggtcatcgtattttacggccttgacccccacactccccgcgccacttaacaacttgcccaggcgcgggcgcccgtaatcgggtttccccaggtaaaaaaaaaaaaaaaaaaaaaaaaaggttaggttaggttaggttaggttaggttaggttaggttaggttaggttaggttaggttaggttaggttaggttaggttaggttaagggcctcatagcctagcggtctttgtatgtggccgctgtggtgaggggtactgggttcgattcccggttcgaggataagttttcaatttatcctcggcctttggtagggttgtacggtaccgggcgagtgcttaaaccgtacatggtgggcacggttgaatttctatagtatgcagtgggcaactatggaaaggaaactgtgtaggtttagaacgtagcaatacgttctaggccgagagtggtaattacaagtggtcaagtaattcaacattctttttaagggcctcatagcctagcggtctttgtatgtggccgctgtggtgaggggtactgggttcgattcccggttcgaggataagttttcaatttatcctcggcctttggtagggttgtacggtaccgggcgagtgcttaaaccgtacatggtgggcacggttgaatttctatagtatgcagagggcatggaactatagaaaggatactgtgtaggtttagaacgtagcaatacgttctaggccgagagtggtaattacaagtggtcaagtaattcaacattctttttttaGTACGCGTTGAGCCTTCATAGCGACAACAGTGACTGTTTGCGCTCCGCGTCCTGAAAATCTTTTGAGGGTCTTTCCGGTGTCGGAGAATACTGTGAGGTGCATCAAAACAACCGCACAAGTGTGCTGCGTGTTTTGacatatatgtgatatttatatattaaatactttttaatatataatagaaaagaagTGTGGGAAATTGACCCggtgttttttgtgtttttatgttgtttttgtcgcgacgacatattaatttttcattgtgtTTGTGTTGTGTGGATTGTCCTGCATATGTgagtacttttaaattaaaaatcggctCACAAAGTTGGccggaaatatttttcaaaaagtggAGGCGGTTTTTTAACCACAACATTTTGGCGGGAGGTTTAATCACAAATTGAGGACTACCATCGTCTCCGCCGTGATCAGGCGGTTCGATTGAATACCTCATAGTTGAGATTGGGAGAAAGTGGAAGGACTTATTGACCTTAGCATCTTTTTAGCTACATAAAATAAGACGCCATCTTGTTATTGACAAGGTGCAAAGGGCGGCATTGTGTGGCGCCGGTCGTCTGGCGGCGGTCTGACGTCATACGATTTATCGAGCGGGCGTTTCAAGTTTTCCGAAGTGGATAGAGACAATATTgttcttagttttaatttttgtatataatttaatttaagtttagatttaagttagaATTAGGACTGTACTATAGTATTATctctgtttataaatatattaattatttatttatatattttgtgggagtactttttgtatatttcgcAAAATGCGAAAGAGGCGGGTTAAGCCGCAGGCCTCGGACAGCGAGGAAGAAGAAATGTCCAGGGCTGGCTCAAAAGAGCGGAGGAAGCGGTCCTTCTTTAAAAACCCTGAGGACGTGTCTCCTCCTCCTAAAGGTAAGCCGCCAAAGAAAGCGGCTGCCCATAAGGAAGGAATTAAGGAGGCGGAGGAAGAGTTGCGAGCTCTCGAGGCTCGCTCTCTTCATGGAGGTGAAGATAGTGGTGCTGGAGGCCACCAGCCAGACGGGGCCTCGACAAGTACAGGTCGGGCCCCGGACGGGCCCCCGTCATCGTGGGAGGACTACGAGGACGATGTGGTCCTCCTGGGGGTGCCTGAAATAAAGGAGAGGTCGGTTTCCCGAGTCCGCAAAATCCTAGAGATTGCGGCGAAATCGGGAAACCTAAAAGGGACGTACGTCCGCGACCTGAAGGTTGCGGCCAAGGAAATTGGAGAGATCGTGGAGGATCTTGCTGATAGGTGTCTGGGGGGGGAAGAGGGCAGACGTCTACAAAGAGACAATAATCGTCTGAGGGCCCAGGTCAAGGAGCTGGGCCTGGAGCTTGCCGCCCTCAGACGCGAGTTCAACGAGCGCACTGCGCTATTTGCACAATCAAAGGGGGACAACAGGGATCCCGTCTCGGTGGATAGTCCCATCACGCCGGATGCTCTCCGTCAAATGATGGAGGGTCTCTTAGACGGGATCAAGGAGAGCCTGATGGGGGAGTTGATGAGGGCTGTGGGGGGCATGCTTGATGCGAAGTTGGCGGGGATTGGGGACAGGCTGCTCCCTGAGCCTGTGTTACGCCCCCCGCTGATGGCATTAGACCGAGGCCCCCATGGGGCCTCCAAGGGCTCCTTAGGGGGTGAGGCCCAGGTGGCCTCAAATTGTCCGGGGCCACAGGGCAAGAGAGCCCACAGTGGTCCCGCAGGAGTTGGGGTCCAGAGCTCAGAAGGAAATGTCCCGGGAAATGGAGGGGTCTCTTCAGAGATGCCTCCAGCGGGTCCCAGCTGGGCGACAGTGACcggcaagaagaagaagaagagtaaGGGCAAGAAGAAGTCGGACAGTCTTCCAGCTGCACCGGCTCTTCCTACCAAGGGTGGGGTAGGTCTCCCGGCAAGGCAGCCGGCGGCTATGGAGAAGCCTGTTGGGGTGCGGTCTTCCCTTGCTCCGCCGACAACTGCTGCAGTGGTTTTAACACTGCTGCAGGGAGCGGTGGAGCGGGGGGTTACCTACGCTTCTGCTCTGTCCAAGGCAAGGCAGGCCATCAGTCTGCCTGACTTGGGGATCGAGCGTATAAGCATCCGAGTAACGGCTACCGGAGCTCGGATGCTGGAGGTGCCCGGAGAAGGTAGGGAGGAGAAGGCTAACCGCCTAGCTGAAAAACTGAGGGTGGTTCTGTCGGAAGAGGCCTCGGTGGGGAGGCCCGTCAAGTGCGCGGACCTCCGCATCCGGGACCTTGATGACAGCATCACCGAGGGGAATGTTGTGGAGGCGGTGGCTGCCATGGGGGAGTGCCCAGTGGCGGCAATTAAACCAGGGAAAATAATGAGGCATGGGGGCCGGGGTTTGGGGGAGATGTTCCTCCTATGTCCGGTTGCCTCCGCCAATAAGATCAAGAGTGGGAGGCTCCTCATTGGGTGGAGTTCTTGTCGAGTGGAAATCCAGGAGCACCGCCCTTTGAGGTGCTTTAAGTGTCAACAGCTGGGTCATGTGCGCGCAACATGCGACTCAGCGGTGGACCTGGCGGAGGCTTGCCACCGATGTGGGGTTGCGGGCCATAAGGCTAATGAATGCAGCTCGAAAGAGCTGCATTGTTTGGTCTGTGCGGCGGCCGGGAAGGCAGCGAACCACAAGATGGCGGGAAGGGCCTGCAACCCTCCAAGGCAAGGGAGGGCCCCGCATGCCCCTAAAGCGTCCGGCACCGTGGTGGAGAACGTTCCCATGGAGGTTGGTGTGGAGgtgtcaaacaaataaaatgtctgacaACCTCACTAGCCTCCTCCAGGGGAACCTAAGGCGCTCCGCTGCGGCTCAGGACTTGTTCCTGCAGTCGATGGCGGAGTGGGGTGTGATGGCGGCCGTTGTCACAGAGCCCTATTACGTGTCGCGGCAGAATTCGTGGGTGGGGGACCTTCGAGGTGATGCGGCTGTCATTGCTCGGCCTCATGGACCTCCTCTCTCTCTAAGAGAGAGGGGTTCCGGTTTTGTCCTGGCTGATTGGGGGGACTGGACGCTTGTTGGAGCGTATTTTTCGCCCAATGAGCGTCTGAGCCACTTCGAGGACTTCCTGGACGCCATGGGGCTGGCCGTGCAGAGGGCTCTTCCGCGCCCCCTTATCCTCATGGGAGACCTTAATGCGCGGTCTTCCACTTGGGGTGATAGGGTGTCGTGTCGGAGGGGTCCGGTTTTGGAGGAGTGGGCGGCGGAGCTGGGCCTCGTTTTCCTAAATGAGGGAACCGAGCCCACCTGTGTCCGTCCGCAGGGCAGTTCAAGGGTGGACGTGACCCTAGCTTCTGCGGCAGCGGCCCGTGCGACGACGGCGTGGAGCGTGCTGGACGAAGTGGAGACCCTATCGGATCATCGATATATCCGGATGTGGGTCTCTACCTCGATGAGGTGGGCAGTGCGGGGGCAGACTTCCCAGAACAGCTTCCCCCGTTGGGCGATTCGGCGACTTGACCGTCAGGTTGCGGAGGAGGTGGCCATTGTGGAGGGGTGGTGTGCGCCTGCTGGTGCTGGGGATGTAGACGAAGGGGTCGGTAGACTGAGTCAAAGTCTCCGAAGGGTGTCGAATGCGGCGATGCCCAAATGGAGACCGCCGAAGGGGAGAAGAGCTGTCTACTGGTGGACGTCGCATATTGGAAATCTTCGGGGCGAATGTAGCGAGGCGAGAAGGGCCTGCTACAGGAGTCGCCGGAGGAGGGGAGATAGTCCCGATGTTACGGAGGGTCTTCGCTTGATCTATAATGATCGCAAGAGGGCTCTCCGACAGGCTATTTGTGAGGCGAAGGAAAGGGCCCATCGGGAGGTGCTTCGGGGGCTTGATGATGATCCATGGGGGCGTCCCTATCGATCGGCTCGTAAGAGACTGAAGGGTGCGGGGATGCCTCTCGTGGAGAGTCTGGAGCCGACTTTCCTGGAGCGGGTGGTGGCGGACCTgtttcctttgcctcccgaCACTGTCCCTCCAAGTATGACGGCGTCTATGGTAGAAGTGGCTGACGGGGAGGGTGAGATGGCTCCGGAAGTCTCTGATATAGAGATGGAGACCATTCTAGCCCGTCTCAAAGCCCGCAAGAAAGCTCCTGGCCCGGATGGTGTACATGCACGTGTACTGGCAGTGGTCCTCCCTCATATGGAGGTCTCCGTCCGGGAGCTGTACACTGCGTGTCTGCGTGGTGGACGGTTTCCGGTGGCATGGAAGACGGGACGACTGTGTCTCGTGCGCAAGGAGGGGCGCCCGGTGGACAGTTCGGCGGCTTACCGCCCTATTGTCCTCCTGGATGAAGCGGGCAAGGCGCTGGAGTGGGTAGTGGCCTCTCGATTGTGCCGGCACCTCTCTGTTGAGGGGCCGGATCTAAACGAGGCACAGTACGGCTTCCGAGCGGGAAGGTCGACGCTCGACGCACTTCGGGACCTGAGGTCTCACACCGCTGGAGTGGTAGACGGGGGAGGGAGAGCATTGGCGgtatcgttagatattgcaaATGCTTTCAATAGTCTTCCCTTTGGTGTGATCAGAGAGGCCCTTGCTTTTTTCGAGGTCCCTCTGTATCTGCGCCAAATAGTGGGGGACTATTTTATGGAAAGACGGATCGTGTACTCCAATATGGAGGGCACGGTCTCCTACCACCCTGTGCGGTGTGGAGTTCCTCAGGGCTCAGTACTTGGGCCGCTTTTGTGGGACATGGCCTACGATTGGGTGTTGCGGGGCGCGCTTCTTCCGGGATTGCGCGTCTTctgctatgcagacgacaccCTCGTGGTGGCCAGTGGGGCCAGTTTTGGAGAGGTGTCTCGACTCGCAACGGTCGGCACCTCCCTTGTTGTGAGACGGATAAGGGCCCTGGGCCTTAGGGTGTCTCTCGATAAGACGGACGCCCTATTGTTCCATGGCCCTAGGAATGGTCCACCTCCTGGGGCGGTCCTGATGGTGGAAGGAGTGAGGGTACCGGTGGCGGCCAAGATGAAGTATCTCGGTCTCATCTTGGATGGGCGCTGGAACTTTGAGGCCCACTTTGAGGCTCTTGGGGGGAAGCTGGTAGGGGCAGCGGGGGCGCTTGCAAAACTCCTGCCGAACATTGGGGGCCCAAAGCAGAGTGTGCGCAGGCTCTACTGCGGAATTATACGCAGTATGGCCTTGTATGGGGCCCCAATATGGGATGATCGGTTGGGGTCGAGGAACCGCACCCTTCTCAGGAGGCCGCAGCGAGTGATGGCGGTTCGGGTGGCTCGTTGCTACCGGACCGTCTCGTTCGAGGCGGCATGCCTGTTGGCGGCGACTCCTCCCTGGGAGTTAGAGGCGGTGGCCCTAGGGTCCCTGTATCGCCTCAAGTGCGAGACGAGGGCGGATGGCCGATGGGCCGAACTGGTCGGACCGGCGAGGAGGCAGGCCAGGGAGGTCATCCTTGATAGGTGGGCCCATGATCTGGCCACGCCGAGGGCGGGAGTACGCACTGTGGAGGCGATTCGCCCATGCTTACGGGAATGGGTGAATCGCCCGAGTGGAGCTGTGTCCTTTCGGATGGCGCAGATTCTGTCCGGGCATGGATGCTTTGGGCGGTTTCTGCACAGGGTGGCAGGGCGGGAAATCTATCCTATCTGCCACCACTGTGGCGCCCCAGAGGACACGGCGGAGCACACCCTGGCTGAATGTGCCACCTGGTCGAGGCAACGCCACGACCTGGTGTCGGTCATCGGGACGGACCTCTCGCTACCGAGCGTTGTTGCAGCGATGCTAGGTAGCCAAGAGGCATGGCGTGCGGTGGCTTTCTTCTGCGAGCGCGTTCTGCTGCAGAAGGAGGCTGCCGAGCGTCAGCGGGAGGTGCGTGGCGATGGCCGGAGGGGTTGTGCTCGGCGGCGGCGGGGCGGGGGCGCGGGGGCTAGACGCGGAAGGCGTCTGCCCAACAGCGTCCCGCTGCGTCGTCGCTGAGCCCGTATGCAGACATATTTGCCTAAATTCCCTGGGTTGAATGCCTAGTGCGACCCCCGGGGAATTTAATGTGGTGCCAGATGTCATTCATTCAGAATGGATGAGGCTGGCACTGCAGGCGATATGGAGGGTTCTGGAGGAGTTTTTAGTGGGTCGGGTTTCTCCCCTCTGACTAGCAGAGGGATAAGAGTTAACcatccccacagtccccgcgttagCGACTGCATACGCGCGCGGGCCTGCATCTGTGCATTTCAAcctccattataaaaaaaaaaaaaaaaaaaaggttaggttaggttaggttaggttaggttaggttaggttaggttaggttaggttaggttaggttaggttaggttaagggcctcatagcctagcggtctttgtatgtggccgctgtggtgaggggtactgggttcgattcccggttcgaggataagttttcaatttatcctcggcctttggtagggttgtacggtaccgggcgagtgcttaaaccgtacatggtgggcacggttgaatttctatagtatgcagtgggcaactatggaaaggaaactgtgtaggtttagaacgtagcaatacgttctaggccgaggatggtaattacagtggtcagtaattcaacattcctttttaagggcctcatagcctagcggtctttgtatgtggccgctgtggtgaggggtactgggttcgattcccggttcgaggataagttttcaatttatcctcggcctttggtagggttgtacggtaccgggcgagtgcttaaaccgtacatggtgggcacggttgaatttctatagtatgcagtgggcaactatggaaaggaaactgtgtaggtttagaacgtagcaatacgttctaggccgagagtggtaattacaagtggtcaagtaattcaacattctttttaagggcctcatagcctagcggtctttgtatgtggccgctgtggtgaggggtactgggttcgattcccggttcgaggataagttttcaatttatcctcggcctttggtagggttgtacggtaccgggcgagtgcttaaaccgtacatggtgggcacggttgaatttctatagaatgcagtgggcaactatagaaaggatactgtgtaggtttagaacgtagcaatacgttctaggccgaggatggtaattacagtggtcagtaattcaacattccttttaaagggcctcatagcctagcggtctttgtatgtggccgctgtggtgaggggtactgggttcgattcccggttcgaggataagttttcaatttatcctcggcctttggtagggttgtacggtaccgggcgagtgcttaaaccgtacatggtgggcacggttgaatttctatagtatgcagagggcatggaactatagaaaggaaactgtgtaggtttagaacgtagcaatacgttctaggccgagagtggtaattacaagtggtctagtaattcaacattctttttaagggcctcatagcctagcggtctttgtatgtggccgctgtggtgaggggtactgggttcgattcccggttcgaggataagttttcaatttatcctcggcctttggtagggttgtacggtaccgggcgagtgcttaaaccgtacatggtgggcacggttgaatttctatagtatgcagtgggcaactatggaaaggaaactgtgtaggtttagaacgtagcaatac is from Pieris rapae chromosome 7, ilPieRapa1.1, whole genome shotgun sequence and encodes:
- the LOC123689341 gene encoding uncharacterized protein LOC123689341 — protein: MGLKEGHRGAAPGQIKASMSSNTRLTTPGGLNPTHGDAMAQPHRTLAGGKTHEEEKDEERRVVGCGDVKENTRDGGEMSNRSTPVPLKDCRVMLVRTPLPILSPNNSTGDREVEAITAIGKNVGRQVMEASLETSCEMLSADVSFTSINSPHVQGRPARFFRRKRRKEECSSSDAGTPHSTRKSRAALSKLQRVEREKRVEAELLEATPSPPTKTGSTAQTERHADPKVRIEASLAAVDKVARHSSNLKGTFVSALKQAVTSIRRDAEELADRTVSEETRALRSENERLRGQVEALQKEMAELRTLIQECSRKPVHKEPLRTSSPSSQLPQLLAELEGRLMRQMGECLSARLANLEPRLNAEPKIRPPLAADPIPIEDSTTKSIEEHSIGEKRKSRKGKKLRAPDANNAPDAVSAQIPPTQSNPEANCEQEWKTVQSKRKQAKNTPTAGIVKPAATTTQRPRAKLRAPRSTAVVLTITEKEQTYASVLREAKEKIKLSDLGIEAVKFKRAATGAVILELPGSRSGDKADALASKLKEIYASGVSVSRPEKCAEVRVAGLDDSVTSDDIKKAIAEIGGCNREQVIVSEVRPDRTGLFGAWVRCPILAAKKITEGRLLIGWVTARVTLLERKEIRCYRCLQSGHVASRCTFGADRSNLCFRCAQPGHRAATCEGKPVCVLCTEAGRKADHRLGSAKCPAPSAKVARRETPRHNMVPTGSAPPDGEAMLTDKIVNA
- the LOC123689372 gene encoding uncharacterized protein LOC123689372, with the protein product MRKRRVKPQASDSEEEEMSRAGSKERRKRSFFKNPEDVSPPPKGKPPKKAAAHKEGIKEAEEELRALEARSLHGGEDSGAGGHQPDGASTSTGRAPDGPPSSWEDYEDDVVLLGVPEIKERSVSRVRKILEIAAKSGNLKGTYVRDLKVAAKEIGEIVEDLADRCLGGEEGRRLQRDNNRLRAQVKELGLELAALRREFNERTALFAQSKGDNRDPVSVDSPITPDALRQMMEGLLDGIKESLMGELMRAVGGMLDAKLAGIGDRLLPEPVLRPPLMALDRGPHGASKGSLGGEAQVASNCPGPQGKRAHSGPAGVGVQSSEGNVPGNGGVSSEMPPAGPSWATVTGKKKKKSKGKKKSDSLPAAPALPTKGGVGLPARQPAAMEKPVGVRSSLAPPTTAAVVLTLLQGAVERGVTYASALSKARQAISLPDLGIERISIRVTATGARMLEVPGEGREEKANRLAEKLRVVLSEEASVGRPVKCADLRIRDLDDSITEGNVVEAVAAMGECPVAAIKPGKIMRHGGRGQFKGGRDPSFCGSGPCDDGVERAGRSGDPIGSSIYPDVGLYLDEVGSAGADFPEQLPPLGDSAT